In a genomic window of Lathamus discolor isolate bLatDis1 chromosome 4, bLatDis1.hap1, whole genome shotgun sequence:
- the STK24 gene encoding serine/threonine-protein kinase 24 isoform X3, whose product MEYLGGGSALDLLEPGSLDETQIATILREILKGLDYLHSEKKIHRDIKAANVLLSEQGEVKLADFGVAGQLTDTQIKRNTFVGTPFWMAPEVIKQSAYDSKADIWSLGITAIELAKGEPPHSELHPMKVLFLIPKNNPPTLEGNFSKSLKEFVEACLNKDPSFRPTAKELLKHKFILRNSKKTSYLTDLIDRHKRWKAEQSHDDSSSDDSDTEQDGQASGGSDAVEWIFTIREKDPKNLENGAAQPLELQRNKEKDIPKRPLSQCLSTVISPLFAELREKSEVCGGNTDSIEELRKAIYLAEEVCPGIADNLVSHLVQRLQRYSLAGGSTSSY is encoded by the exons ATGGAATATCTGGGTGGAGGCTCTGCCCTTGATCTA TTAGAACCTGGCTCACTTGATGAAACCCAGATTGCTACAATATTGAGGGAAATACTCAAAGGACTTGATTACTtgcattcagaaaagaaaatccacagAGATATTAAAG CTGCTAATGTACTGCTATCTGAACAAGGAGAAGTAAAGCTAGCAGATTTTGGAGTAGCTGGGCAGCTAACAGATACACAGATAAAGAGGAACACCTTTGTGGGAACACCATTTTGGATGGCACCTGAAGTAATAAAGCAATCAGCATATGATTCAAAG gCAGATATCTGGTCATTAGGCATAACAGCCATAGAACTTGCAAAAGGAGAGCCACCTCATTCAGAATTGCATCCAATGAAGGTTTTGTTCCTCATTCCCAAGAACAATCCCCCGACGCTGGAAGGGAACTTCAGTAAATCCCTCAAGGAATTTGTTGAGGCCTGCTTAAACAAGGACCCAAGCTTT aGACCCACTGCAAAAGAGCTCTTAAAACACAAATTTATTTTGCGCAACTCAAAGAAAACTTCCTATCTGACGGACCTTATCGACAGGCACAAGAGGTGGAAAGCTGAACAAAGTCACGACGACTCCAGTTCTGATGACTCGGATAC TGAACAGGATGGCCAGGCTTCAGGTGGGAGTGATGCAGTAGAGTGGATCTTTACAATAAGAGAAAAGGACCCCAAGAACCTAGAGAATGGAGCAGCCCAGCCTCTGGAGTTGCAAAGAAATAAG gaaaaggatATCCCAAAGAGGCCTCTGTCCCAGTGTCTGTCTACAGTTATATCACCTTTATTTGCGGAA ttgagAGAGAAGAGTGAAGTGTGTGGTGGTAACACAGATTCCATAGAAGAACTGAGAAAGGCCATTTATTTAGCTGAAGAGGTTTGTCCAGGCATTGCAGATAATTTGGTGTCGCACCTTGTGCAGAGGCTTCAGAG ataCTCATTAGCTGGAGGAAGTACTTCATCCTACTGA